A region from the Mucilaginibacter sp. CSA2-8R genome encodes:
- a CDS encoding autorepressor SdpR family transcription factor — MNLLFKALNDATRREILEMLKEKDMTAGEIADHFNISKPSISHHLDLLRQANLVVSVKDGQFISYSLNTTVMDEMLKWVMQFTNQKK, encoded by the coding sequence ATGAATTTACTTTTTAAGGCTTTAAACGATGCCACACGACGCGAAATACTGGAGATGTTAAAAGAGAAGGATATGACGGCCGGAGAGATAGCAGACCATTTTAACATTTCAAAGCCGAGCATTTCTCATCATTTAGACCTGCTGAGACAGGCAAACCTGGTGGTATCGGTAAAAGATGGGCAGTTTATATCTTATTCGCTTAACACTACCGTGATGGATGAGATGCTCAAATGGGTTATGCAATTCACTAATCAAAAAAAATAA
- a CDS encoding SdpI family protein, producing the protein MKKFTNLDVVATLIWLLPFAYLYKVYPSLPAKVPLHFNINGKPDRYGSTHELLMSLLLLTVVGVATAFLVRFLPKIDPKKMAKYSAGTFQKMFVGMSFLFVAIEIMIITSASHRFDFEKILLPLLGIFFAFLGNMMYSLKPNYFAGVRTPWTLESEDTWRATHQLAGKIWFVGGMLITIITLFLPATLAHTVFISLTIIMALWPTVYSYLHFKKHKPNAVNE; encoded by the coding sequence ATGAAAAAGTTTACCAACCTGGATGTTGTCGCAACGTTAATCTGGCTACTACCTTTTGCCTATTTGTATAAAGTGTATCCGAGTTTGCCGGCAAAAGTGCCTTTACACTTTAACATCAATGGCAAACCCGACCGTTACGGCTCTACTCATGAATTGTTGATGAGCCTGCTGTTATTAACCGTGGTTGGAGTGGCAACAGCCTTTTTAGTAAGATTTCTGCCAAAGATAGATCCTAAAAAAATGGCTAAGTATAGTGCCGGCACTTTCCAAAAAATGTTTGTTGGGATGTCATTCCTTTTTGTAGCCATCGAAATAATGATCATTACGAGTGCAAGTCACCGTTTTGATTTTGAGAAAATATTGCTGCCGTTGTTAGGAATCTTTTTTGCGTTTTTAGGTAATATGATGTACAGCCTTAAACCTAATTACTTTGCTGGTGTACGTACCCCCTGGACATTAGAAAGTGAAGATACCTGGCGTGCTACGCATCAGCTTGCCGGTAAAATCTGGTTTGTGGGCGGCATGCTAATTACCATCATTACACTTTTTTTACCGGCAACACTGGCTCATACCGTATTTATAAGCTTAACAATAATCATGGCATTATGGCCAACCGTTTACTCTTACCTGCATTTCAAAAAACATAAACCAAATGCTGTGAACGAATAA
- a CDS encoding NAD(P)-dependent oxidoreductase, which produces MSTVKIGWAGLGNMGIPMAGNLIKAGYPVQVFNRTREKEKPLLDAGAESAGGLSALAANNDIIFVMVSDDDAAKKTFSAGDGLLADDVSGKLFINVSTVASETSKYLYEQCRQKGAKFLETPVSGSVKPAQDATLIILVGGETDAFEQAKPVLDKLGKLTLHLGPVGVGSAAKLAINYLLGLNLQGLAETVLFAKAGGVKTEDMLTIINEGAIGNGITKLKSPAILKGEFPAAFALKHLAKDLRLARAQGLDAPLSEPLYSSFKQAQDDGLGDQDVMAIYKHLDQ; this is translated from the coding sequence ATGAGTACAGTAAAAATTGGTTGGGCAGGTTTAGGCAACATGGGCATACCCATGGCAGGCAACTTAATAAAAGCAGGCTACCCCGTGCAGGTTTTTAATCGCACCCGCGAAAAAGAAAAACCTTTATTAGATGCAGGTGCAGAGTCTGCCGGTGGTTTATCAGCATTAGCTGCTAACAATGATATAATTTTTGTAATGGTATCTGATGATGACGCCGCCAAAAAGACGTTCAGTGCCGGGGATGGGCTGTTAGCAGATGATGTAAGCGGCAAGCTTTTCATTAACGTAAGCACGGTAGCATCAGAAACTTCGAAATATTTATATGAGCAATGCCGGCAAAAAGGCGCTAAGTTTCTAGAAACGCCGGTATCGGGTAGTGTAAAGCCGGCACAGGATGCCACTTTGATAATTTTAGTCGGTGGCGAAACAGATGCTTTTGAGCAGGCCAAACCAGTATTGGACAAGTTGGGCAAGCTTACCTTGCATCTCGGACCGGTAGGGGTGGGTAGTGCCGCTAAACTGGCGATCAATTACCTGTTAGGACTAAATTTGCAGGGTTTGGCCGAAACCGTTTTGTTTGCCAAAGCCGGAGGCGTAAAAACAGAAGATATGCTGACCATTATTAATGAGGGAGCAATAGGTAATGGTATTACGAAATTAAAATCACCAGCTATACTTAAAGGCGAGTTTCCGGCGGCATTTGCCTTAAAGCATCTTGCTAAAGATTTACGTTTGGCACGCGCGCAAGGCCTTGATGCACCGCTAAGTGAGCCGCTCTATAGCAGCTTTAAACAGGCGCAGGATGATGGTTTGGGAGACCAGGATGTAATGGCAATTTATAAACATCTGGATCAATAA
- a CDS encoding DUF2490 domain-containing protein produces the protein MKRIKFFLLFFFLIFTNRTVKAQLTETQGWFFLSHTQTLNKKFDLLADVQTRSSNHFNYLTTLLLRGALSYNITTKHSVAVGYAYKGDWEKEDLMATIYGHENRIYEQYIYKFKIRSIEMMFRTRLEQRWVMDELTHFSQRGRLFLSAQIPLIADTAFNRGPYLGVQNEVFLNIQHKDRVNNAAFDQNRAFGSFGYRFSKKIDAELGYLFWYQKEMDASYRRNVFQLMLTTHF, from the coding sequence ATGAAACGCATCAAATTTTTTTTACTCTTTTTCTTCCTCATTTTTACAAACCGGACTGTAAAAGCCCAACTTACCGAAACGCAGGGATGGTTCTTTTTATCGCATACCCAAACACTTAATAAAAAATTTGATTTGCTGGCCGATGTACAAACCCGCTCATCTAACCATTTTAATTACCTGACTACACTACTGCTACGCGGTGCGCTGAGTTACAACATTACCACAAAACATTCGGTAGCCGTTGGCTATGCTTATAAAGGCGACTGGGAAAAAGAAGACCTCATGGCCACCATCTATGGTCACGAAAATCGCATTTATGAGCAATACATTTACAAATTTAAAATACGCAGTATTGAAATGATGTTTCGCACCCGTTTAGAACAGCGCTGGGTGATGGACGAGCTTACTCATTTTTCGCAGCGGGGCCGGTTGTTTTTAAGCGCTCAAATACCGCTAATTGCAGACACAGCTTTCAATAGAGGACCATACTTAGGGGTGCAAAATGAAGTGTTTTTAAACATACAGCATAAGGATAGAGTAAATAATGCTGCTTTTGACCAAAACCGGGCGTTCGGCTCGTTTGGATACCGTTTTAGCAAGAAAATAGACGCCGAATTGGGATACCTGTTTTGGTATCAGAAAGAAATGGACGCCAGCTACCGCCGCAATGTGTTCCAGTTAATGTTAACTACCCATTTTTAA